The Desulfovibrio sp. Huiquan2017 genome includes a window with the following:
- a CDS encoding ABC transporter substrate-binding protein, with the protein MHGFPQSRAGRLVLTAVFGLLVLATLGATPALAKDTLTLAIKGEPEDGYDPTMGWGRYGNPLFQSTLLKRDEQLNIINDLATAAELADGGLAWNVTIRQDAKFSDGSPLTAEDVAYTFNTAANAGGKVDLINMDKAEATGAYTVRITLKKRDTTFINRLVSLGIVPKALHGPDYARKPIGSGPYRMVEWNEGQQMIAEINPYYYGDKPFFKHLVFLFTDEDTSFAAAKAGKVDVVVVPQVLALQSLPGMVLHPVKSVDNRGLMFPYQPNTGKTTDQGAPIGNNVTADPAVRKAINVAIDRKLLVQGVLEGFGRPAYGPCDGLPWDNPENIFKDADPDAARKLLSDAGWKDSDGDGIVEKNGVKAEFTIIYPADRSIRQYLALAVADMLKPVGIHAVVEGKRSWDEIRHLMHSNVIVFGWGAHDPIEVYQLYSSHHAGEGFSNGGYYINPQVDKYLDQAIAAPNYEASLAFWKKAQWDGTTGCNAHGDAPWAWLVNLEHTYFVNEHLDVGVSQVEPHGHGWPITANIQKWTWKD; encoded by the coding sequence ATGCACGGTTTCCCCCAATCCCGCGCGGGCAGGTTGGTCCTGACCGCAGTGTTCGGCCTGTTGGTTCTTGCCACCCTGGGCGCAACCCCGGCCCTGGCCAAGGACACGCTCACCCTGGCGATCAAGGGCGAACCCGAGGACGGATACGATCCGACCATGGGCTGGGGCCGCTACGGCAATCCCCTGTTCCAGTCCACCCTGCTCAAACGGGACGAGCAACTGAACATCATCAACGACCTGGCCACGGCAGCCGAACTGGCCGATGGGGGGCTGGCCTGGAACGTGACCATCCGCCAGGACGCCAAATTTTCCGACGGGTCCCCGCTGACCGCCGAGGATGTGGCTTACACCTTCAACACCGCGGCCAACGCGGGCGGCAAGGTGGACCTGATCAACATGGACAAGGCCGAGGCCACTGGCGCGTACACCGTGCGGATCACCCTCAAAAAGCGTGACACGACCTTCATCAACCGGCTGGTCAGCCTGGGCATCGTGCCCAAGGCCCTGCACGGCCCCGATTATGCCCGCAAGCCCATTGGGTCCGGCCCCTACCGGATGGTCGAATGGAACGAGGGCCAGCAGATGATCGCCGAGATCAATCCCTATTATTACGGCGACAAGCCCTTTTTCAAACATCTGGTCTTTCTGTTCACCGACGAGGACACCTCCTTCGCCGCGGCCAAGGCGGGCAAGGTGGACGTGGTCGTGGTCCCGCAGGTCCTGGCCTTGCAGTCCCTCCCCGGCATGGTCCTCCATCCGGTGAAAAGCGTGGACAACCGGGGACTCATGTTCCCCTACCAGCCCAACACCGGCAAGACCACTGACCAGGGCGCGCCCATCGGCAACAACGTCACCGCCGACCCGGCCGTCCGCAAGGCCATCAATGTGGCCATCGACCGCAAGTTGCTGGTCCAGGGCGTACTCGAAGGATTCGGCCGACCGGCTTACGGCCCCTGCGACGGCCTGCCTTGGGACAACCCGGAAAACATCTTCAAAGACGCCGACCCGGATGCGGCCCGCAAGCTTCTGTCCGACGCAGGTTGGAAGGATTCCGACGGCGACGGCATCGTGGAGAAGAACGGCGTCAAGGCGGAATTCACCATCATCTATCCGGCCGACCGGTCCATCCGCCAATACCTGGCCCTGGCCGTGGCCGACATGCTCAAGCCGGTGGGCATCCATGCGGTGGTCGAAGGCAAGCGCAGCTGGGACGAGATCAGGCACCTGATGCACTCGAACGTCATCGTCTTCGGCTGGGGAGCGCACGACCCCATCGAGGTCTACCAGCTCTACTCCAGCCACCACGCGGGTGAAGGATTCAGCAACGGCGGCTACTACATCAATCCCCAAGTGGACAAATACCTGGACCAAGCCATCGCCGCCCCGAATTACGAGGCCTCCCTCGCCTTCTGGAAGAAGGCCCAGTGGGACGGCACCACCGGGTGCAACGCCCATGGCGACGCGCCCTGGGCCTGGCTGGTCAACCTGGAACACACCTACTTCGTCAACGAGCATCTGGACGTGGGCGTCTCCCAGGTGGAGCCCCACGGGCACGGCTGGCCCATCACGGCCAACATCCAGAAATGGACCTGGAAGGATTAA